The genome window GCTTGGCATGGGACGAGGAGGCGAGCCAGGTCGCCCGTCTCGACCGCTATGCCGAGGTCGGCGAACGGCTGCGCGCCGACGGGCGGATCTACCCCTGCTACGAGACCCCCGAGGAGCTCGAATACAAACGTCGCCGCCAGCGCGCCCGCGGCCTGCCGCCGGTCTACGACCGCGAGGGCGCGACGCTGTCTCCCGCGCGGCGGGCCGCCCTGGAGGCCGAGGGTCGGCGTCCGCACTGGCGCTTCCGCCTCGATCACGTGGAAACCGCCTGGGACGATCTGGTGCGTGGGCGTCAGGCCTACCACGGCGCGCACCTTTCCGATCCGGTGGTGCGGCGCGCCGACGGCACCTGGCTCTACATGCTGCCGAGCGTGATCGACGACGCGGACCTCGGCGTCACCCACGTTCTCCGCGGCGAGGACCACGTCACCAACACCGCGGTGCAGATCCAGATGTTCGCGGCGATCGGCGCGGCGGCGCCGGTGTTCGGCCACGTGCCGCTGATCACCGGGCCGGGCGGGCAGGGGATGTCGAAGCGCGAGGGTTCGCAGGCGTTGCGCGACTTCCGTGCCGATGGGATCGAGGCGGCGCCGATGCTGGCGATGCTTGCCTCGCTCGGCACCGCCGAGGCCGCCGATCCCCATGCCGACCTCGCGGCGCTGGTCGCGCGGTTCGACATCCGCCATTTCGGGCGGTCGCAGCCGCAGTTCGATCCGGCGGAGCTGTTCGCGCTCAACGCCCGCCACCTCCACGGCCTCGACTTTCCCGGGGCGCGGGCGGGGCTCGCCGCCGCGGGGCTTGCCGACGCCGACGAACCGTTCTGGCTCGCGGTGCGCGCCAATCTCCGACGCTTCGCCGACGCGCGCGACTGGTGGGCGGTGATCCACGCGCCCCTCGCGCCCGCGATCGCGGACGCCGCGGATGCCGAGGTGTGCGCCGCCGCCGCCGCCGCGCTGCCGCCCGAGCCCTGGGACGAGACCACCTGGGGGGCGATCGCCGGGGCCGCCAAGGCCGCCACCGGGAAAAAGGGCCGGGCGTTGTTTCACCCCTTGCGTCTGGCGCTCACCGGACGCGAGAATGGCCCCGAACTGAAGATCCTGCTGCCGATGATCGGCCGCGCGCGGGCGCGGGCCCGGTTGCTCGGCGAGACCGCCTGAGCCGTTCGTTTCGAGGAGTCCCGACGTGGGTCTGACCGTCTACAACACCCTCACCCGCAGCCGCGACGCGTTCGCGCCGATCGATCCGAACCACGTGCGGATGTACGTGTGCGGGCCGACCGTCTACGACCGCGCCCACATCGGCAACGCCCGCCCGGTGGTGGTGTTCGACACCCTCTATCGCCTGCTGAAGCGCAGCTATTCGCGCGTCACCTACGTGCGCAACATCACCGACGTCGACGACAAGATCAACGCCCGCGCGAAGGAAAGCGGCCGCGCGATCCGCGACATCACCGAGGAGACCGCCGCCTGGTATCACGAGGACATGGCGGCGCTGAACGCCCTGCCGCCTGACGTCGAGCCGCGCGCCACCGAACACATCGCCGAGATGATCGCGCTGATCGCCGCGCTGATCGACAAGGGCCATGCCTATGCGGCGGAAGGGCATGTGCTGTTCGCGGTCGGCTCGATGCCGGACTACGGCGCGCTCTCGCGCCGCTCGCGCGACGAGATGATCGCGGGCGCGCGGGTCGAGGTCGCCCCCTACAAGCGCGATCCCGGCGACTTCGTGCTGTGGAAGCCCTCGACTCCCGATCTGCCCGGCTGGGACAGCCCCTGGGGGCGCGGCCGCCCGGGCTGGCACATCGAATGCTCGGCGATGAGCGGCAAGTACCTGGGAACGTCG of uncultured Alphaproteobacteria bacterium contains these proteins:
- the gltX gene encoding Glutamate--tRNA ligase 1, with amino-acid sequence MKVRFAPSPTGYLHIGNARTALINWLFAKAHGGRFLLRMDDTDAERSTPAFAQGIRDDLAWLGLAWDEEASQVARLDRYAEVGERLRADGRIYPCYETPEELEYKRRRQRARGLPPVYDREGATLSPARRAALEAEGRRPHWRFRLDHVETAWDDLVRGRQAYHGAHLSDPVVRRADGTWLYMLPSVIDDADLGVTHVLRGEDHVTNTAVQIQMFAAIGAAAPVFGHVPLITGPGGQGMSKREGSQALRDFRADGIEAAPMLAMLASLGTAEAADPHADLAALVARFDIRHFGRSQPQFDPAELFALNARHLHGLDFPGARAGLAAAGLADADEPFWLAVRANLRRFADARDWWAVIHAPLAPAIADAADAEVCAAAAAALPPEPWDETTWGAIAGAAKAATGKKGRALFHPLRLALTGRENGPELKILLPMIGRARARARLLGETA